One Loxodonta africana isolate mLoxAfr1 chromosome 8, mLoxAfr1.hap2, whole genome shotgun sequence DNA window includes the following coding sequences:
- the LOC100662931 gene encoding LOW QUALITY PROTEIN: chromatin accessibility complex protein 1 (The sequence of the model RefSeq protein was modified relative to this genomic sequence to represent the inferred CDS: substituted 1 base at 1 genomic stop codon): MADVVVGKEKGGEQRLVSLPLSRIRVIMKSSPEVSSINQEALVLTAKATELFVQYLATYSYKHGSGRDKKALTYSDLSNTAEESETFQFLAAILPKKILASKYLKMLXQRRGEKMRKKENDNNDECDDEEAES, encoded by the coding sequence ATGGCGGACGTGGTTGTCGGCAAAGAGAAGGGCGGGGAGCAGCGGCTGGTGTCGTTGCCTCTGTCCCGCATCCGGGTCATCATGAAGAGCTCCCCCGAGGTGTCCAGCATTAACCAGGAGGCGCTGGTGCTCACGGCCAAGGCCACGGAACTCTTTGTTCAGTATCTAGCCACCTACTCCTACAAACATGGCagtggaagagacaagaaagctCTGACGTACAGTGATCTGTCAAATACTGCAGAGGAATCAGAAacttttcagtttcttgcagctATATTACCAAAGAAGATTTTAGCTAGTAAATACCTGAAAATGCTTTAACAGAGAAGAGGGgagaagatgaggaagaaagagaatgacAACAATGATGAATGTGACGATGAGGAAGCTGAATCCTAA